From the genome of Drosophila melanogaster chromosome 2L, one region includes:
- the CG31872 gene encoding uncharacterized protein, isoform A, translating into MQLGFLYAFVALLAIFRVEPSEGIIDINNQLNNIISPPILPAVESILDINGDADSTEDEQKVRLQRESIVKDYGFVFKPQPIVLESNSSYKPSVESEGQAQSFSRGLEEAKLQIQKQSQSQSQAQGLGQSQQQIQYANIARTKVQKQFQSQQLGLAQSQQQTQIQQSLNQDGAKLREKPYPHIQTSSQRNADDPESEEAEAPGGLSGKIALVPPNEEGDQKQDQAQSQIEDEAEVLRQGLAQTESQIQNQRQGLEKEIQGQSQSQDQAQSQDEAINPESANAENRSSQQSGDVAENQDQAESQAQERSQLQLEGQEQSQDQAQSQDQSQALEKGGAPPLSPQQSLVQAEDQAQEDPIDQSLHQAQSEVLNQVKSQTNGQLKAQAQMQAQVLDQALEDAHVQYQSQAQSQGISLSQTTQQSLVEPDDQAKEDPVDQSLHQAQSEIIKQLLSQTNDQDKAQAQAQAQTLDQALEEAHVQYQSQTQAQGTPIFQPPQLQPEDRDQDTALDQSPTQAQLDAQSQSQEQANTKLQRKSQAQSEAHGIILTTLRKAQAQQQSEVQSPQQEPLRSDDQSGDQAGDVAQNTALDQSLHQAQAEVQEQLQSQTQASGTSLTQSQQQSQVQAVEALAQSLTQAHAQIQEQAQSQSQSQEQDQSQSQAPNERQSQLQSQRQDQDQGPKFDDDLDEQPAPRSCSQCQKASYPQYITEVDIEIDAKLDTPKMISKYGHQAETHYAFTADGYKLCLHRIPRSGATPVLLVHGLMASSDTWVQFGPSQGLAYILSQSGYDVWMLNTRGNVYSEERLAGRESDKIFWDFSFHEIGQYDLPAAIDLILLQTKMPSIQYIGHSQGSTAFFVMCSERPEYAGKISLMQSLSPSVYMEGTRSPALKFMKVLQGGFTMLLNLLGGHKISLKNRIVDMFRNHICNKLIPSRICAIFEFVVCGFNFNSFNMTLSPILEGHASQGSSAKQIYHFAQLQGNSAFQKYDYGLILNKIRYQSIFPPLYNLSLALGKVALHRGDGDWLGSESDVLRLERDLPNCIENRNIRFEGFSHFDFTISKDVRSLVYDRVIDLCGSN; encoded by the exons ATGCAGTTAGGATTCCTTTACGCATTCGTTGCGCTCTTGGCGATATTTCGAGTGGAACCCAGCGAGGGAATTATTGATATAAACAATCAATTGAACAATATTATAAGCCCCCCGATCCTTCCTGCGGTTGAGAGCATATTGGACATCAATGGCGATGCAGATTCAACAGAAGATGAGCAAAAGGTGCGCTTGCAAAGAGAATCCATTGTAAAAGATTACGGATTCGTGTTTAAACCTCAACCAATAGTCTTGGAAAGTAATTCAAGCTATAAGCCCTCAGTTGAATCTGAAGGACAGGCCCAATCGTTTAGCCGAGGGCTTGAAGAAGCGAAGCTTCAAATCCAAAAGCAATCTCAATCACAATCGCAGGCTCAAGGTCTAGGTCAATCACAGCAACAAATCCAATACGCGAATATAGCCAGAACTAAAGTCCAAAAACAATTCCAATCGCAACAACTAGGACTGGCTCAATCGCAGCAACAGACCCAGATTCAACAATCACTGAATCAAGATGGAGCTAAATTACGAGAAAAACCTTATCCGCATATTCAAACTTCATCACAAAGAAACGCCGATGATCCAGAAAGTGAAGAAGCTGAAGCACCAGGAGGACTGTCGGGAAAAATAGCTTTAGTACCACCAAATGAAGAGGGAGATCAAAAGCAAGACCAGGCTCAATCACAGATTGAAGATGAAGCTGAAGTTCTTAGACAAGGTCTGGCGCAAACGGAATCTCAAATTCAGAATCAAAGACAAGGACTGGAAAAGGAGATACAAGGGCAATCCCAATCGCAGGATCAAGCTCAATCCCAAGATGAGGCTATTAATCCAGAATCGGCAAACGCTGAAAATCGATCATCACAGCAATCGGGAGATGTAGCAGAGAATCAGGACCAAGCTGAATCACAGGCTCAAGAGCGGTCACAATTGCAGTTAGAGGGTCAAGAACAGTCCCAAGATCAAGCACAATCGCAAGATCAATCGCAGGCTCTGGAAAAAGGGGGTGCACCGCCTCTATCACCACAACAATCGCTAGTTCAAGCAGAGGATCAAGCACAAGAAGATCCCATAGACCAATCACTTCATCAAGCGCAATCTGAAGTACTAAACCAAGTTAAGTCGCAGACTAACGGTCAATTAAAGGCTCAAGCTCAAATGCAAGCTCAAGTTCTCGATCAGGCTCTGGAAGATGCGCATGTTCAATATCAATCTCAGGCTCAATCACAAGGAATATCACTGTCTCAAACGACGCAACAATCGCTGGTCGAACCAGACGATCAAGCAAAGGAAGACCCCGTAGATCAATCACTTCATCAAGCCCAAagtgaaataataaaacaacTTCTGTCACAGACTAACGATCAAGACAAGGCTCAAGCTCAAGCGCAAGCTCAGACTCTCGATCAGGCTCTAGAAGAAGCTCATGTTCAATATCAATCTCAGACTCAAGCACAAGGAACTCCAATCTTTCAACCACCACAACTTCAACCAGAGGATCGAGATCAAGATACCGCTTTAGACCAATCTCCGACGCAAGCTCAATTGGATGCTCAATCCCAATCACAAGAACAAGCGAATACTAAGCTTCAGCGGAAATCTCAAGCCCAATCAGAAGCTCATGGTATAATTCTTACAACCTTGAGGAAAGCGCAAGCGCAACAGCAATCTGAAGTTCAATCACCGCAGCAAGAACCACTTCGATCTGATGATCAATCAGGCGATCAAGCTGGGGATGTAGCGCAAAATACCGCTTTGGACCAATCACTACATCAAGCCCAAGCTGAAGTACAAGAGCAACTTCAATCACAGACTCAAGCCTCAGGTACATCACTAACGCAATCCCAACAGCAATCCCAAGTTCAAGCAGTTGAAGCGCTTGCACAATCACTAACTCAAGCCCATGCTCAAATCCAGGAGCAAGCTCAATCACAATCACAATCGCAAGAGCAAGATCAATCACAATCACAAGCTCCCAACGAGAGGCAATCGCAATTACAATCACAACGTCAAGACCAAGATCAGGGCCCCAAATTTGATGATGATCTTGACGAACAACCTGCTCCAAGGTCATGTTCACAGTGCCAGAAAGCTAGTTACCCACAATACATTACGGAAGTGGACATCGAGATTGACGCCAAGCTGGACACG CCCAAAATGATCTCAAAATATGGCCATCAAGCAGAGACCCATTACGCATTCACTGCCGACGGCTACAAGCTCTGCCTGCATCGGATTCCGCGATCTGGAGCCACACCCGTCCTATTGGTCCATGGCCTCATGGCCAGCTCGGACACTTGGGTGCAGTTCGGTCCATCCCAGGGTCTGGCCTATATCCTGTCCCAAAGCGGCTACGACGTCTGGATGTTGAACACTAGGGGTAACGTTTACTCAGAGGAGCGCCTGGCCGGTCGGGAGAGCGACAAGATCTTCTGGGACTTCTCCTTCCACGAGATCGGGCAGTACGATCTACCCGCTGCCATCGACTTGATCCTGCTGCAGACTAAAATGCCGAGCATCCAGTACATTGGTCACTCGCAGGGATCCACGGCCTTCTTTGTGATGTGTAGTGAAAGACCTGAGTATGCAGGCAAGATCTCATTGATGCAGTCCCTCTCGCCATCAGTTTATATGGAAGGAACACGCAGTCCAGCACTCAAGTTTATGAAAGTTCTTCAGGGTGGCTTCACA ATGCTGCTTAATCTCCTGGGCGGCCACAAGATCTCCCTGAAAAACCGGATCGTTGACATGTTCCGTAACCACATCTGCAACAAGCTTATCCCCAGTCGCATCTGTGCCATCTTTGAATTTGTGGTCTGTGGATTTAACTTCAACAGCTTCAATATG ACACTATCCCCCATTTTGGAAGGTCACGCCTCGCAGGGAAGCTCCGCCAAGCAGATCTATCATTTCGCCCAATTGCAGGGCAATTCTGCTTTCCAAAAGTACGACTACGGGCTAATTCTGAATAAGATACGCTACCAGTCGATCTTTCCCCCACTTTACAACCTTTCCCTGGCACTGGGCAAGGTGGCTCTTCACCGCGGAGATGGCGACTGGTTGGGATCCGAATCGGATGTCCTTCGACTGGAGCGGGACCTGCCCAACTGCATAGAAAACAGGAACATTCGCTTCGAAGGATTCTCGCACTTCGACTTCACGATTTCGAAGGATGTTCGATCCTTGGTCTACGATCGCGTAATCGATTTGTGCGGTTCAAATTGA
- the CG18284 gene encoding uncharacterized protein, isoform C: MAIAFNIAIYAIILVGSLVPSKTQEWVPYAYPVDENQGLNEQTQWQSQSQIQSQGTSQSQSQAQIQSQPEPRSCLQCQQASYQQFFAEVDIQIDAKLETPKMISKYGHQVETHYAFTADGYKLCLHRIPRSGATPVLLVHGLMASSATWVQFGPSQGLAYILSQSGYDVWMLNTRGNVYSEERLAGRESDKIFWDFSFHEIGQYDLPAAIDLILLQTKMPSIQYIGHSQGSTAFFVMCSERPEYAGKISLMQSLSPSVYMEGTRSPALKFMKLFSGGFTMLLNLLGGHKISLKNKIVDMFRNHICTKLIPSRICAIFEFVVCGFNFNSFNMTLSPILEGHASQGSSAKQIYHFAQLQGNSAFQKYDYGLILNKIRYQSIFPPLYNLSLALGKVALHRGDGDWLGSESDVLRLERDLPNCIENRNIRFEGFSHFDFTISKDVRSLVYDRVISLCGSNR; this comes from the exons ATGGCGATCGCATTTAATATTGCGATCTATGCAATAATTTTAGTGGGTAGTTTGGTACCCAGCAAGACTCAGGAATGGGTTCCATATGCATATCCTGTAGATGAAAATCAAGGATTGAATGAACAGACACAGTGGCAGTCACAATCACAGATTCAG AGTCAAGGGACGTCACAATCACAAAGTCAAGCTCAAATTCAATCACAGCCTGAACCAAGGTCATGTTTACAATGTCAACAAGCTAGTTACCAACAATTCTTTGCGGAGGTGGACATCCAGATCGACGCCAAGCTGGAGACG CCCAAAATGATCTCAAAATATGGACATCAAGTAGAGACCCATTACGCATTCACTGCCGACGGCTACAAGCTCTGCCTGCATCGGATTCCGCGGTCTGGAGCTACACCCGTCCTATTGGTCCATGGCCTGATGGCCAGCTCGGCCACTTGGGTGCAGTTCGGTCCATCCCAGGGTCTGGCCTACATCCTGTCCCAAAGCGGCTACGACGTCTGGATGTTGAACACAAGGGGTAACGTTTACTCGGAGGAGCGCCTGGCCGGTCGGGAGAGCGACAAGATCTTCTGGGACTTCTCCTTCCACGAGATCGGGCAGTACGATCTACCCGCTGCCATCGACTTGATCCTGCTGCAGACTAAAATGCCGAGCATCCAGTACATTGGTCACTCGCAGGGATCCACGGCCTTCTTTGTGATGTGTAGTGAAAGGCCTGAGTATGCAGGCAAGATCTCATTGATGCAGTCCCTCTCGCCATCAGTTTATATGGAAGGAACACGCAGTCCAGCACTTAAgtttatgaaattattttcgGGTGGCTTCACA ATGTTGTTGAATCTCTTGGGCGGCCACAAGATCTCCCTGAAAAACAAGATTGTTGACATGTTCCGTAACCACATCTGCACCAAACTTATCCCCAGTCGCATCTGTGCCATCTTTGAATTTGTGGTGTGCGGATTTAACTTCAACAGCTTCAATATG ACACTATCCCCCATTTTGGAAGGTCACGCCTCGCAGGGAAGCTCCGCCAAGCAGATCTATCACTTCGCCCAATTGCAGGGCAATTCTGCTTTCCAAAAGTACGACTACGGGCTAATTCTGAATAAGATACGCTACCAGTCGATCTTTCCCCCACTTTACAACCTTTCCCTGGCACTGGGCAAGGTGGCTCTTCACCGCGGAGATGGCGACTGGTTGGGATCCGAATCGGATGTCCTTCGACTGGAGCGGGACCTGCCCAACTGCATAGAAAACAGGAACATTCGCTTCGAAGGATTCTCGCACTTCGACTTCACGATCTCAAAGGACGTTCGATCCTTGGTCTACGATCGTGTAATAAGTCTTTGTGGTTCTAATCGTTAA
- the CG7329 gene encoding uncharacterized protein, isoform A has product MPHAICILVVLGIYTLDGSGVLGGFMENTYPASVIEDAHLNTIQLLEKYKHPAETHQVTTDDKYILTLHRIARPGAKPVLLVHGLEDTSSTWIVMGPESGLGYFLYANGYDVWMGNVRGNRYSKGHVKLNPNTDKSYWSFSWHEIGMYDLPAMIDGVLQKTGYQKLSYFGHSQGTTSFFVMASSRPEYNAKIHLMSALAPVAFMKHMKAPLMGIARMGMNMFGDNFELFPHSEVFLNQCLSSAAMLKTCMRFYWQIVGKNREEQNMTMFPVVLGHLPGGCNIKQALHYLQMQKSDRFCQYDYESKENQRLYGRSTPPDYRLERIKAPVALYYGSNDYLSAVEDVHRLAKVLPNVVENHLYRKWNHMDMIWGISARRSIQPRILQVMQYWETGGGGTKDGTTGSPVEEDVPQLTTETPIEEGTTQGDEKIGNVQGNEEQGHAEETEQVQVTTSPTSEL; this is encoded by the exons ATGCCACATGCGATCTGCATTCTCGTAGTGCTCGGGATCTATACGCTCGATGGATCCGGGGTGTTGGGCGGGTTCATGGAGAACACCTACCCGGCAAGCGTGATTGAGGATGCTCACCTGAATACG ATACAACTACTGGAAAAGTACAAGCATCCAGCGGAGACCCACCAGGTGACCACCGATGATAAATATATCCTTACCCTTCATCGCATAGCTCGACCTGGAGCCAAGCCAGTTCTGCTGGTTCACGGACTGGAGGACACCTCTTCCACTTGGATCGTAATGGGTCCCGAAAGTGGCCTGGGTTACTTTCTCTACGCCAACGGATACGACGTCTGGATGGGTAATGTCAGGGGGAATCGTTACTCCAAGGGCCACGTGAAACTCAACCCCAATACGGACAAGTCCTACTGGAGCTTCTCTTGGCACGAGATTGGCATGTACGATCTGCCAGCGATGATCGATGGAGTTCTGCAGAAAACAGGATACCAAAAGCTGAGCTACTTCGGTCACTCCCAGGGAACCACCTCGTTCTTCGTAATGGCTTCCAGTAGACCCGAGTATAATGCGAAGATCCATTTGATGAGCGCTCTGGCACCCGTGGCCTTTATGAAGCACATGAAGGCACCACTTATGGGAATAGCCCGCATGGGAATGAACATGTTTGGCGACAATTTTGAGCTGTTTCCGCACTCGGAAGTATTTCTCAACCAGTGCCTTTCCTCTGCCGCCATGCTAAAGACCTGTATGCGATTCTACTGGCAGATTGTAGGCAAGAATAGGGAGGAGCAAAATATG ACCATGTTCCCTGTGgttttgggccatcttcccGGTGGCTGCAATATCAAACAAGCGCTCCACTACCTCCAAATGCAAAAATCCGATCGCTTCTGCCAGTACGATTACGAATCCAAGGAGAACCAAAGGCTGTACGGACGTTCCACACCGCCGGATTACCGCCTGGAAAGGATCAAGGCTCCGGTGGCCCTGTACTACGGCAGTAATGATTACCTTTCGGCCGTGGAGGATGTACACCGATTGGCCAAAGTGTTGCCTAATGTGGTCGAGAACCATCTGTACCGCAAATGGAACCACATGGACATGATCTGGGGCATAAGTGCTAGGCGTTCGATTCAACCCAGGATTCTACAAGTGATGCAGTACTGGGaaacaggaggaggaggaaccAAGGATGGCACTACTGGTTCACCCGTGGAAGAGGATGTGCCCCAGCTGACAACGGAGACTCCGATCGAGGAAGGAACAACTCAAGGGGACGAGAAAATTGGCAATGTCCAGGGAAATGAGGAGCAAGGTCATGCTGAAGAAACTGAGCAGGTTCAAGTTACCACCAGTCCTACCTCGGAACTATAG